Proteins encoded in a region of the Megalops cyprinoides isolate fMegCyp1 chromosome 3, fMegCyp1.pri, whole genome shotgun sequence genome:
- the LOC118774253 gene encoding protocadherin alpha-C2-like isoform X5 has protein sequence MAFTVLVKLWTRYVWIAFVFCELCNIALCVTRYSIPEEMKEGSVVTNLATDLGLDVRSLAEREVKLDIIHSIKYLEVNKNTGELYIVETIDRELLCPTKTPMPCFLKMDLIIESPIQIFYIELEIVDINDNAPRFRRETIYLDISESASVGERFSLTNAVDPDVGKNSIKMYHLSESEHFLIEIQTGRDGSKFADLILKKALDREEQAVHNLILTAVDGGVPARSGTASIIVRVLDTNDNAPQFNRQVYTVNITENSPIGTVVLKLNATDLDEGSNREIEYSFTLYKSEKTQDMFSLNSNTGEIRVKDVIDFEETKMFEMHIQAKDKGSVPLSGECKVIVYVSDVNDNYPEITMKFLMAMITEAVSVGTVIALISISDRDSGDNGKADLSISELLPFVLTKSSENYFELLVSEPLDREKVSEYDITFIVTDRGTPPLSDNETVSLHVLDVNDNAPLFPKSFYTIPVMENNAPGSLLSSITAFDPDLHENQYLVYFILEKDIVNTSMSMLFSINPENGDLYALRTFDYEREKEFLFHIEARDSGVPPLSSNVTVHIIILDQNDNTPVIVSPWRAHGSVVEEVIPRSTEKGYLVAKVIAIDSDSVQNSRITYQFLQITDATLFSLDQYNGEIRTTRMFSYRDPRHQRLVVVAKDNGDPALSATVTIKISTVEHVIKAFSETTEIPLEYDTSSDLNLYLVIGLGSVSFLLLMTILVIIVLKCQKPKPTKAASPCRNSVISQRNATIADSTLVSSDACWYSLFLVETQKGKLVIRQPVPKGAGYIVSNTPRSTGLTETSKARASTL, from the coding sequence ATGGCGTTCACGGTCCTTGTGAAGCTCTGGACACGGTACGTCTGGattgcctttgtgttttgtgaGCTGTGCAACATTGCTTTATGTGTGACTCGCTACTCTATCCCCGAGGAAATGAAGGAAGGATCCGTTGTAACAAATTTAGCTACGGATTTAGGACTCGATGTTCGCAGCCTGGCGGAACGAGAGGTAAAACTTGATATTATTCACAGCATAAAATACCTGGAGGTGAATAAAAACACGGGAGAATTGTACATCGTCGAGACAATAGATAGGGAGCTACTGTGTCCTACCAAGACACCTATGCCTTGTTTCCTAAAAATGGACTTAATAATTGAAAGCCccatacaaatattttatattgaatTAGAAATCGTGGACATTAATGATAATGCGCCTCGTTTTAGAAGGGAGACAATATATTTAGATATTTCCGAATCTGCTTCTGTGGGTGAAAGATTCTCTTTGACTAATGCCGTGGACCCTGATGTTGGTAAGAACTCGatcaaaatgtatcatttgaGTGAAAGTGAACACTTTCTAATTGAGATTCAGACCGGAAGGGACGGGTCAAAGtttgctgatttgattttgaaaaaggcTTTGGACCGAGAGGAGCAGGCTGTGCATAATCTAATACTCACCGCTGTAGATGGCGGAGTCCCCGCGCGATCCGGCACCGCCAGCATCATTGTGCGCGTGCTGGATACCAATGACAACGCCCCTCAGTTTAACCGCCAGGTTTACACTGTTAATATAACAGAAAACTCCCCGATAGGAACAGTTGTGCTGAAGCTGAACGCTACAGATTTAGACGAGGGTTCAAACAGAGAGATTGAATATTCGTTTACTCTGTACAAATCCGAGAAGACACAGGACATGTTTTCTCTGAATTCTAATACAGGAGAAATAAGAGTGAAAGATGTCATTGattttgaagaaacaaaaatgtttgaaatgcacattcagGCAAAAGACAAAGGATCTGTCCCTCTGTCGGGAGAGTGTAAAGTAATAGTCTATGTTAGTGATGTGAATGACAACTATCCTGAAATCACCATGAAATTTTTGATGGCTATGATTACTGAGGCGGTTTCTGTGGGGACTGTAATAGCCTTGATCAGCATTAGCGACAGAGACTCTGGAGATAATGGTAAGGCGGACCTTTCAATAAGCGAATTGTTACCTTTCGTTCTTACCAAGTCTTCAGAGAACTATTTCGAACTTCTGGTTTCAGAACCTTTAGACCGTGAAAAGGTTTCGGAGTATGACATCACTTTCATAGTTACAGACAGGGGCACGCCCCCTTTGTCTGATAATGAAACGGTCTCCTTGCATGTATTGGACGTCAACGACAACGCGCCACTTTTCCCCAAGTCCTTCTACACCATCCCGGTGATGGAGAACAATGCGCCAGGATCCCTGCTGAGTTCCATCACAGCCTTTGATCCAGATTTACATGAAAACCAGTATCTGGTTTATTTTATTCTCGAAAAAGACATAGTCAACACGTCGATGTCAATGTTATTTTCCATAAACCCTGAAAACGGTGATCTTTACGCACTAAGGACATTTGATTacgagagagagaaggagttcCTGTTCCATATTGAAGCTCGAGACTCTGGTGTCCCTCCTCTCAGCAGTAATGTCACTGTCCACATCATTATTCTGGATCAGAACGACAACACTCCTGTCATAGTGTCTCCATGGCGCGCGCACGGCTCTGTAGTTGAGGAAGTGATCCCGAGATCCACTGAGAAAGGATATTTGGTCGCCAAGGTGATCGCCATTGACTCGGACTCTGTGCAGAACTCTCGGATCACGTACCAGTTTCTCCAGATCACTGACGCTACTTTATTCAGTCTGGACCAATATAACGGGGAAATCCGGACGACGAGAATGTTCAGTTACAGAGATCCACGCCATCAGCGGCTGGTCGTTGTTGCCAAAGACAACGGCGACCCAGCTCTTTCTGCTACAGTTACCATCAAGATATCAACGGTGGAGCACGTCATTAAAGCGTTTTCCGAAACAACGGAAATTCCTTTGGAATATGACACATCTTCAGATTTAAACTTGTATTTGGTCATTGGTTTGGGATCGGTTTCGTTTCTGTTACTGATGACGATATTGGTGATCATCGTGCTGAAGTGTCAGAAACCGAAACCCACCAAAGCGGCCTCTCCCTGTAGGAACAGCGTGATTAGCCAGAGGAACGCTACCATAGCGGATTCCACGCTGGTGTCCAGCGATGCTTGCTGGTACAGCTTGTTCTTGGTGGAGACGCAGAAGGGAAAGCTAGTGATCAGACAACCAGTACCGAAGGGTGCCGGTTACATCGTTTCTAATACACCCAGGAGCACGGGCCTGACAGAGACAAGCAAAGCTAGAGCATCAACTCTGTAG